From Blattabacterium cuenoti, the proteins below share one genomic window:
- a CDS encoding ribonuclease Z, with protein sequence MKKSSLTILGCHSSIPTEKFHPTAQILEMKGYFFLIDCGEGTQVQLRKAKIKFNKIVNIFISHLHGDHFFGLIGLLSTFHLLGREKSVNIYAPKGLKEIIDVHFKWSYTKLKFCIYYIELSSDKLEKIMETEKIEVYTIPLKHRIYTNGFLFKEKPCNRKLNMKEIKKISDIGISDYRNLQLGKNFTTKFGKIIPNNQLTFDPPKILSYAFCSDTSYYLSVVEKIKYVDLLYHESTFLKKEEKRAIKTGHSTASQAAYIAKNSKVKKLLLGHYSNRFPNIKEFEEEAKEIFHNVEASEALKTYYLDGETII encoded by the coding sequence ATGAAAAAATCTTCTTTAACTATTTTAGGATGCCATTCTTCAATTCCTACAGAAAAATTTCATCCTACAGCTCAAATATTAGAGATGAAAGGATACTTTTTTCTTATTGACTGTGGTGAAGGAACCCAAGTTCAATTAAGAAAAGCAAAAATAAAATTTAATAAAATAGTAAATATATTTATCTCTCACTTACATGGAGATCATTTTTTTGGACTCATTGGATTACTTTCTACTTTTCATTTATTAGGAAGAGAAAAATCAGTAAATATATATGCTCCAAAGGGTTTAAAAGAAATTATTGATGTTCATTTTAAATGGTCCTATACAAAATTAAAGTTTTGTATCTATTACATAGAATTATCGTCTGATAAACTAGAAAAAATAATGGAAACTGAAAAAATAGAAGTTTATACTATTCCATTAAAACATAGAATCTATACTAATGGCTTCCTTTTTAAGGAAAAACCTTGCAATAGAAAATTGAATATGAAGGAAATAAAAAAAATTTCTGATATTGGAATATCAGATTATAGAAATTTACAACTAGGAAAAAATTTTACAACAAAATTTGGAAAAATAATACCTAATAATCAACTTACATTTGATCCCCCAAAAATATTATCTTATGCTTTTTGTTCGGATACCTCTTATTATCTTTCTGTTGTGGAAAAAATAAAATATGTAGATTTATTATATCATGAATCTACTTTTTTAAAAAAAGAAGAAAAAAGAGCTATAAAAACGGGACATTCAACTGCAAGTCAAGCAGCATATATAGCTAAAAATTCAAAAGTGAAAAAATTATTATTAGGTCATTATTCCAATAGATTTCCAAATATTAAAGAATTTGAAGAAGAAGCTAAAGAAATATTCCATAATGTAGAAGCATCTGAAGCTTTGAAAACATATTATTTAGATGGAGAAACCATTATATAA
- a CDS encoding ribosome-binding factor A has protein sequence MKMIGEDSIKNKKLSSIFYMEIAEILLKYNRNKNFLVTLTKVSVSNTLIKVYISIYPFMDKIFFQKIRSQSFSYRKELSKRLRYRVKKIPKLYFFLEKNDQNLG, from the coding sequence ATGAAAATGATAGGAGAAGATTCTATTAAAAATAAGAAATTGTCTTCAATATTTTACATGGAAATAGCAGAAATACTTTTGAAGTATAATAGAAATAAAAATTTCTTAGTTACTTTAACAAAAGTAAGTGTTTCTAATACTTTAATAAAAGTATATATATCTATCTATCCTTTTATGGATAAAATTTTTTTTCAAAAAATTCGTTCTCAATCTTTTTCTTACAGAAAAGAACTTTCTAAAAGACTTAGATATAGAGTTAAAAAAATTCCAAAACTTTATTTTTTTTTGGAAAAAAACGATCAAAATTTAGGATAA
- the rpmA gene encoding 50S ribosomal protein L27 translates to MAHKKGSGSSRNGRDSKGRRLGIKIYGFQDVKSGNIIVRQRGTKHHPGKNVGIGKDHTLYSMKNGFVVFKKGKKNKSIVSVFEKKDKINKKKAG, encoded by the coding sequence ATGGCTCATAAAAAAGGTTCAGGAAGTTCTAGAAATGGAAGAGATTCAAAAGGAAGAAGATTAGGTATAAAAATTTATGGATTTCAAGATGTGAAATCTGGAAATATTATAGTTCGTCAACGTGGAACAAAACATCATCCTGGTAAAAACGTCGGTATCGGGAAAGATCATACATTATATTCTATGAAAAATGGATTTGTTGTTTTTAAAAAAGGAAAGAAAAATAAATCTATAGTATCTGTTTTTGAAAAAAAAGATAAAATTAATAAAAAAAAGGCTGGGTAG
- the rplU gene encoding 50S ribosomal protein L21, whose protein sequence is MIYAIVNIKGIQFKLIENKYVYVPRLSTTSSKIGDKIFFDQVFFFYKNGSYKIGYPILKNIKVEVEILQHLKGDKIIIFKKKRRKGYKVKKGFRHFFTKIKVISFLDK, encoded by the coding sequence ATGATATACGCTATTGTTAATATTAAAGGAATACAATTTAAATTGATTGAAAATAAATACGTTTATGTTCCTAGGTTATCTACTACTTCTTCAAAAATAGGAGATAAAATATTTTTTGATCAAGTTTTTTTCTTTTATAAAAATGGATCCTATAAAATAGGATATCCAATATTGAAAAATATAAAAGTAGAAGTTGAAATTTTACAACATTTAAAAGGAGATAAAATCATTATTTTCAAAAAGAAAAGGAGAAAGGGATATAAAGTAAAAAAAGGTTTTAGACATTTTTTTACAAAAATTAAAGTAATTTCTTTTTTGGATAAATAA
- a CDS encoding aminotransferase class V-fold PLP-dependent enzyme yields MFSQKTIQKIRSQFPILEKKVYSYPLVYIDNAATTQKPIQVIQSSESYYSTINANIHRGLHFLSQKATYNVENVRKKIQNFIQAKSSSEIIFTKGTTESINLVASSIEIKKGDEIIISYLEHHSNIVPWQIICDKKEANLKIIPINNDGFLQLDYFEFLISERTKIVSISHISNVLGIINPVKKIISKSHEYGALVLIDGAQVPSNLELNVQDLDVDFYAFSAHKMYGPTGIGVLYGKKEILENIEPYQSGGEMIKNVSFEKTTYSNLPFKFEAGTPNIEGIIVWGTAIDFVEKIGVKNIQFYKEELLKYAIQRLSCIDGIKLYGGNDYRKRSGIISFNLSKLHCFDVGSILDRLGIAVRTGHLCAQPLMNFFHVEGMVRVSFSVYNTFKEIDYLFNSLLKVKKILL; encoded by the coding sequence ATGTTTTCACAAAAAACAATTCAAAAAATACGAAGTCAATTTCCAATTTTAGAAAAAAAAGTATATTCTTATCCTTTAGTTTATATAGATAATGCTGCTACAACTCAAAAACCTATACAGGTCATTCAATCTTCTGAATCCTATTATTCAACAATAAACGCTAACATACATAGAGGTTTGCATTTTCTCAGTCAAAAGGCTACTTACAATGTAGAAAATGTAAGAAAAAAAATTCAAAATTTTATTCAAGCTAAAAGCTCTTCGGAAATTATTTTTACAAAAGGAACAACTGAATCTATTAATTTAGTAGCTTCTAGTATTGAGATAAAAAAAGGAGATGAAATAATTATTTCATATTTAGAACATCATTCTAATATTGTTCCATGGCAAATTATTTGTGATAAAAAAGAAGCAAATTTAAAAATTATACCTATTAATAATGACGGTTTTTTACAATTAGATTATTTTGAATTTTTAATTTCAGAAAGAACAAAAATTGTATCTATTAGCCATATATCCAATGTTTTAGGTATTATTAATCCTGTTAAAAAAATTATTAGTAAATCTCATGAATATGGAGCTTTAGTTTTAATTGATGGAGCTCAAGTCCCTTCTAATTTAGAATTGAATGTTCAGGATTTAGATGTTGATTTTTACGCTTTTTCTGCACATAAAATGTATGGACCAACTGGTATTGGAGTTTTATATGGAAAAAAAGAAATATTAGAAAATATTGAACCTTATCAATCCGGAGGTGAAATGATTAAAAATGTAAGTTTTGAAAAAACCACGTACTCTAATTTACCTTTTAAGTTTGAAGCAGGAACTCCAAACATAGAAGGAATTATAGTTTGGGGAACCGCTATAGACTTTGTAGAAAAAATAGGAGTAAAAAATATCCAATTTTATAAAGAAGAATTATTAAAATATGCTATACAACGTTTAAGTTGTATTGATGGAATCAAATTATATGGAGGAAATGATTACAGAAAACGATCGGGCATAATATCTTTTAATTTAAGTAAATTGCATTGTTTTGATGTAGGGAGCATCTTAGATCGTTTAGGTATAGCTGTTCGTACAGGGCATTTATGTGCTCAGCCATTAATGAATTTTTTCCATGTAGAAGGAATGGTTCGTGTTAGTTTTTCTGTATATAATACTTTTAAAGAAATAGATTATTTGTTTAATAGTCTCTTAAAAGTAAAAAAAATATTACTATGA
- a CDS encoding SufB/SufD family protein: MLLKDRIITFLSKFYDKKTKNKSSYISDLKYKSVEIFRKKGFPSITDEEWINTDIDSILNQDYYILSKEEKENREESFQIKKGIEKFIFNMKNSFLIVFIDGKYHSIFKNENEKKNMIISDINKSKEDDVIKKFYGKLSNPDETFNILNTILSNNGVYIYIPNNLFLREPIEILHVYTGKMSGIMLNPRILMIVGEYSSIQIIEHHKCLKKHLLFSNYVSEIYALPNSKIEYYKIQDKIEGVSLIENTFIKQKKRSKCKVYTFSFQGNFIRNNLNFYSHGEETVSYLYGISLLSGRQQLIDNHTFIEHSFSNSNSFQLYKNILWNQSKGIFNGKILIKELTKEINAFQKNNNIIFSDEACMYAKPQLKIFSDHVKCSHGCTIGSFHEKDLFYCQSRGISEKESKILLLLSFLEEVLKTIKILKLRKEVYEKMKNKLGIHL, from the coding sequence ATGTTATTAAAAGATAGAATTATTACCTTTTTATCAAAATTTTATGATAAAAAAACTAAGAATAAATCCTCCTATATATCAGATTTAAAGTATAAATCTGTAGAAATTTTTAGAAAAAAAGGTTTTCCTTCTATTACGGATGAAGAATGGATCAATACAGATATTGATTCTATCCTAAATCAAGATTATTATATTCTTTCTAAAGAGGAAAAAGAAAATAGAGAAGAATCATTTCAAATAAAAAAGGGAATAGAAAAATTCATTTTTAATATGAAAAATTCTTTTCTTATTGTTTTTATTGATGGAAAATATCATTCTATTTTCAAAAATGAAAACGAAAAAAAAAATATGATAATATCTGATATTAATAAATCAAAGGAAGATGATGTTATTAAAAAATTTTATGGAAAATTATCTAATCCTGATGAAACTTTTAATATACTAAATACTATTTTATCAAATAATGGAGTTTATATATATATACCTAATAATCTATTTTTGAGAGAACCTATAGAAATATTGCATGTGTATACAGGTAAAATGTCAGGTATAATGTTAAACCCAAGGATCTTAATGATAGTAGGAGAATATTCTTCTATACAAATAATAGAACATCATAAATGTTTAAAAAAACATTTATTATTTAGCAATTATGTTAGTGAAATATATGCATTACCCAATAGTAAAATAGAATATTATAAAATTCAGGATAAAATAGAAGGAGTTTCACTTATTGAAAATACGTTTATCAAACAGAAAAAGAGAAGTAAATGTAAGGTTTACACTTTTTCTTTTCAAGGTAATTTTATTAGAAATAATCTTAATTTTTATTCTCATGGAGAAGAAACTGTTTCTTATTTGTATGGAATTTCTTTGTTATCAGGTAGACAACAATTGATAGATAATCATACATTCATAGAACACTCATTTTCAAATTCCAATAGTTTTCAATTGTACAAAAATATTTTGTGGAATCAATCTAAAGGAATTTTTAATGGAAAAATATTAATTAAAGAATTAACAAAGGAAATTAATGCTTTTCAAAAAAATAATAATATCATTTTTTCTGATGAAGCTTGTATGTATGCTAAACCACAATTAAAAATTTTTTCTGATCACGTTAAATGTTCACATGGTTGTACTATTGGTAGTTTTCATGAAAAAGATTTATTTTATTGTCAGTCTAGAGGTATTTCAGAAAAAGAAAGTAAAATTTTATTATTACTTTCCTTTTTAGAAGAGGTTTTAAAAACTATAAAAATTTTAAAATTAAGGAAGGAAGTTTATGAAAAAATGAAAAATAAATTAGGTATACACTTATAA
- the sufC gene encoding Fe-S cluster assembly ATPase SufC: MLNIENLHVSIKEKKIIKGINLKINPGEIHVIMGPNGSGKSTLASVIAGKKEYHITDGNIFFQDKNLINISPDKRAHLGIFLSFQNPVEIPGISVINFIKTAIDSSRKARGLEKMSSKEILLRMKNKAELLNIEKDFFYRSLNEGFSGGEKKRNEIFQMAMFDPLLSIFDEVDSGLDIDSLRIVAKAINTLKNEKNSMIIITHYKRLLDYLYSDYILHILYDGKIVQSGDKKLSDKLEKKGYEWIKNQENNFLN, from the coding sequence ATGTTAAATATAGAAAATTTACATGTTTCTATTAAAGAAAAAAAAATTATTAAAGGGATTAATTTAAAAATTAATCCAGGAGAAATTCATGTGATCATGGGTCCTAATGGATCCGGAAAAAGTACATTAGCTTCTGTCATTGCAGGAAAAAAAGAATATCATATCACTGATGGAAATATTTTTTTTCAGGATAAAAATTTAATTAACATTTCTCCTGATAAACGTGCTCATTTGGGAATTTTTTTATCATTTCAAAATCCGGTAGAAATTCCTGGTATTTCTGTTATTAATTTTATAAAAACAGCTATTGATTCGTCTCGTAAAGCCAGAGGATTAGAAAAAATGTCTTCTAAAGAAATTCTTTTAAGAATGAAAAATAAAGCAGAACTCTTGAATATTGAAAAAGATTTCTTTTATCGTTCTTTAAATGAAGGTTTTTCAGGAGGTGAAAAAAAAAGAAATGAAATATTTCAAATGGCTATGTTTGATCCTTTATTATCTATTTTTGATGAAGTTGATTCAGGATTAGATATAGATTCTTTACGTATTGTAGCAAAAGCTATTAATACTTTAAAAAACGAAAAAAATTCTATGATCATTATTACTCATTATAAAAGATTATTAGATTATTTATATTCAGACTATATTTTACATATTTTATATGATGGTAAAATAGTTCAATCAGGAGATAAAAAATTATCTGATAAATTAGAAAAAAAAGGATACGAATGGATTAAAAATCAAGAAAATAATTTTTTGAATTAA
- the sufB gene encoding Fe-S cluster assembly protein SufB, whose product MKKNNNNKILEDFVRSEYKYGFYTKIDSDKIPEGLNESVIRNISEKKEEPKWMLNWRLESYSIWKKMKEPEWANIKYDKPNYQNISYYSAPKKKIDLNNLDKVDQELLETFNKLGISIKEKKNFSKVATDVVLDSVSLITTFQEKLKNKGILFCSINEALKKYPDIVKKYLGSVVSKKDNFYAALNSAVFSDGSFCYIPKGIRCPMELSTYFRINENKTGQFERTLIIADKDSFVSYLEGCTAPMRIENQLHAAVVEIIALEGSEIKYSTVQNWYPGDKNGVGGIFNFVTKRGLCEKKAKISWIQVETGSSITWKYPSCILKGDFSIGEFYSLALTRNLQQADTGTKMIHLGKGTKSVIISKGVSAGKAQNNYRGLVKITDKAIKSRNFSQCDSLLIGNQCGAHTFPYIDVNNSTSKVEHEATTSKIGKDQIFYCNQRGIDIEKAISLIVHGFSNEILKKLPMEFAVEAQKLLEVSLEGSVG is encoded by the coding sequence ATGAAAAAAAATAATAATAACAAGATATTAGAAGATTTTGTTCGTTCTGAATATAAATATGGATTTTATACAAAAATAGATTCTGATAAAATTCCAGAAGGGTTAAATGAAAGTGTTATCCGAAATATATCGGAAAAAAAAGAAGAACCAAAATGGATGTTAAATTGGAGATTAGAATCCTATTCTATTTGGAAAAAAATGAAAGAACCAGAATGGGCAAATATTAAATATGATAAACCTAATTATCAAAATATAAGTTATTATTCTGCTCCTAAAAAAAAAATAGATCTAAATAATTTAGATAAAGTAGATCAAGAATTATTAGAAACATTTAATAAATTAGGAATATCTATCAAAGAAAAAAAAAATTTTTCTAAAGTAGCAACAGATGTTGTATTAGACTCTGTATCTTTAATAACTACATTTCAAGAAAAATTGAAAAATAAAGGAATTTTATTCTGTTCAATTAATGAAGCCTTAAAAAAATATCCTGATATTGTAAAAAAATATTTAGGATCAGTAGTGTCTAAGAAAGACAATTTTTATGCAGCTTTAAACTCTGCCGTTTTTTCAGATGGTTCATTTTGTTATATACCAAAAGGTATTCGTTGTCCTATGGAATTATCTACCTATTTTCGTATTAACGAAAATAAAACAGGTCAATTTGAAAGAACTTTAATTATAGCCGATAAAGACTCTTTTGTCAGTTATTTAGAAGGATGTACAGCTCCTATGAGAATAGAGAATCAATTACATGCAGCAGTTGTAGAAATTATTGCTTTAGAAGGTTCTGAAATTAAATATTCAACGGTTCAAAATTGGTATCCAGGAGATAAAAATGGAGTTGGAGGAATTTTCAATTTTGTTACAAAACGTGGATTATGTGAAAAAAAAGCTAAAATATCTTGGATACAAGTAGAAACAGGATCTTCTATTACTTGGAAATATCCATCTTGTATTTTGAAAGGCGATTTTTCTATTGGAGAATTTTATTCATTAGCTCTTACGAGAAATTTACAGCAAGCAGACACTGGAACAAAGATGATTCATTTAGGAAAAGGGACTAAAAGTGTAATTATTTCGAAAGGAGTTTCTGCTGGAAAAGCTCAAAATAATTATAGAGGACTAGTGAAGATTACTGATAAAGCTATAAAATCTCGTAATTTTTCTCAATGTGATTCCTTGTTGATAGGAAATCAATGTGGAGCTCATACTTTTCCATATATTGATGTAAATAATTCTACATCTAAAGTAGAACATGAAGCCACTACTTCAAAAATTGGAAAAGATCAAATTTTTTATTGCAATCAAAGAGGAATAGATATTGAAAAAGCTATATCTCTTATTGTTCATGGTTTTAGTAATGAAATTTTGAAAAAATTACCAATGGAATTTGCAGTAGAAGCTCAAAAATTATTGGAAGTATCATTGGAAGGTTCTGTTGGATGA
- a CDS encoding HesB/IscA family protein — protein MVFISDQAKNKLFSLMKEEGLSKNNSFVRLGVKKGGGCSSLSYELTFDQKKKKEDKLFQHEEMKILVDENSFPYLEGTTLEYSGGLNGKGFYFINPKAKHTCGCGKSFSS, from the coding sequence ATGGTTTTTATATCTGATCAAGCTAAAAATAAATTATTTTCTTTGATGAAAGAAGAAGGACTTTCTAAAAATAATTCTTTTGTTAGACTAGGAGTTAAAAAAGGAGGAGGATGTTCTAGTTTATCTTATGAACTTACTTTTGATCAAAAAAAAAAGAAAGAAGATAAACTGTTTCAACATGAAGAAATGAAAATATTAGTGGATGAGAATAGCTTTCCATATCTAGAAGGAACAACTTTAGAATATTCAGGTGGATTAAATGGAAAAGGGTTCTATTTTATAAATCCTAAGGCTAAACATACTTGTGGATGCGGAAAAAGTTTCTCATCATAA
- a CDS encoding DUF192 domain-containing protein, with translation MKKNKFLLIFTIFLFLHSSHNRIEEEDHLFNIGDKLEIEFIKHGCLYIKNTSYLPIKKIEIELAKSPIEKKNGLRYRSSMRENRGMLFILENKEEIKKLDMKNMRIPLDIVYINNMNTVIFVHKYVSPMEDNIELVRSNDPTTTVKYVLEINAGMSEKWGIKEGLTKIFFKKI, from the coding sequence ATGAAAAAGAATAAATTCTTATTAATTTTTACGATTTTTTTATTTTTACATTCTTCTCATAATAGAATAGAAGAAGAAGATCATCTATTTAATATAGGAGATAAATTGGAAATTGAATTTATAAAACATGGATGTTTGTATATAAAAAATACAAGTTATCTTCCTATCAAAAAAATAGAAATAGAATTAGCTAAAAGTCCTATAGAAAAAAAAAATGGACTTAGATATCGTTCGTCTATGAGAGAAAATAGAGGAATGTTATTTATTTTAGAAAACAAAGAAGAAATCAAAAAATTGGATATGAAAAATATGCGTATTCCTTTAGATATTGTTTATATTAATAATATGAATACTGTTATTTTTGTACATAAGTATGTCTCTCCTATGGAGGATAATATAGAATTAGTTCGTAGTAACGACCCTACTACTACGGTTAAATATGTATTAGAGATTAATGCTGGTATGTCAGAAAAGTGGGGTATAAAAGAAGGATTAACAAAAATTTTTTTCAAAAAAATATAA
- the lgt gene encoding prolipoprotein diacylglyceryl transferase, whose translation MLFNYINWDPITKFILWNRVTIHVYSLMFVISFLTGRSIIKYIYKIEKIHPKYIDSLLIHTVIGTVLGSRLGQVFFYDFSYFSNHWIEAIFPVKENIHSSLLGGIIKGYKFIGYKGLSSHGATIGIAFSSFLYSKNVLKNKSFLWIFDRICIIAALSASFIRIGNFFNSEIVGKPSSYPWAVKFVQMDTDYGEVVPRHPTQIYESVSYFFLFLFLWFFYNKNKKRNEEKEIVGYISGIFFVFLWSIRFLLEFIKEPQGDEMIHLFSLNTGQLLSIPYIIFGLILLFFSKKREYFFHEKE comes from the coding sequence ATGTTATTCAATTATATTAATTGGGATCCAATTACTAAGTTTATTTTATGGAATAGGGTAACTATACATGTTTATAGTTTAATGTTTGTCATTTCTTTTTTAACGGGAAGGTCCATTATAAAATATATTTATAAAATAGAGAAAATTCATCCAAAATATATAGATTCTTTATTAATTCATACAGTTATAGGAACTGTTTTAGGTTCTAGATTAGGACAGGTTTTTTTTTATGATTTTTCATATTTTTCCAATCATTGGATAGAGGCTATATTTCCTGTTAAAGAAAACATTCATAGTTCGTTATTGGGTGGAATCATTAAAGGTTATAAATTTATTGGTTATAAAGGTCTATCTAGTCATGGGGCTACTATTGGAATAGCCTTCTCTAGTTTCCTTTATAGTAAAAATGTCCTGAAAAATAAATCATTTTTATGGATTTTTGATAGAATATGTATTATAGCAGCTTTGTCTGCTTCTTTTATACGAATAGGTAATTTTTTTAATTCTGAAATTGTAGGAAAACCATCTTCGTATCCTTGGGCCGTTAAATTTGTTCAAATGGATACAGACTATGGAGAGGTAGTCCCTAGACACCCTACTCAAATTTATGAATCTGTTAGCTATTTTTTCCTTTTTTTATTTTTATGGTTTTTTTATAATAAAAATAAAAAAAGGAATGAAGAAAAAGAAATTGTTGGATATATATCTGGAATTTTTTTTGTTTTTCTTTGGTCTATTCGTTTTTTATTAGAATTTATAAAAGAACCACAAGGAGATGAGATGATTCATTTATTTTCTTTAAATACTGGGCAATTATTAAGTATACCTTATATTATTTTTGGATTAATTCTTCTTTTTTTTTCAAAAAAAAGGGAATATTTTTTTCATGAAAAAGAATAA
- the yidD gene encoding membrane protein insertion efficiency factor YidD — protein MKTFNKLLLKIILLYQIGISPWIGKNCRYIPTCSEYTIQSLKKYNFYRASFMIIKRILRCHPFGKSGYDPVS, from the coding sequence ATGAAAACTTTCAATAAATTGTTATTGAAAATAATTTTATTATATCAAATAGGTATATCTCCATGGATAGGAAAAAATTGTAGATATATACCTACATGTTCGGAATACACTATTCAATCTTTAAAAAAATATAATTTTTATAGAGCAAGTTTTATGATTATTAAAAGAATTTTAAGATGTCATCCTTTTGGAAAATCAGGATATGATCCTGTTTCATGA